In Pelagibaculum spongiae, one genomic interval encodes:
- a CDS encoding YbaN family protein — translation MRRILYAIAGTLSLITGLIGVVLPVLPTTPFLLLSAWCFARSNKRLHAWLINHKYFGPAINDWEKHKGIKASNKKRAYVLIVLSFSISIYVVPLTWVKVLLLFMCIALLWNMKRIKTL, via the coding sequence ATGCGGCGAATTCTTTATGCTATTGCTGGCACGCTATCTCTGATCACCGGATTGATCGGAGTGGTGTTGCCGGTACTGCCAACCACTCCTTTTCTATTGCTTTCTGCATGGTGTTTTGCCCGCAGCAACAAGCGACTGCACGCATGGTTAATTAACCATAAGTATTTTGGCCCAGCCATTAACGATTGGGAAAAACACAAAGGGATAAAAGCCAGCAATAAAAAACGCGCTTATGTTTTAATTGTTCTGAGTTTTTCAATTAGCATTTATGTGGTACCGCTAACATGGGTAAAGGTGTTGCTATTATTTATGTGTATTGCATTGCTGTGGAATATGAAACGGATTAAAACGCTTTAA
- a CDS encoding pyrimidine/purine nucleoside phosphorylase, which produces MLSSNEYFEGKVKSIGGIRSQEMDATIGAMEPGEYQFSTAVREFMTVISGSLNVQLPNSDSWKMYHAGETFEVEANSSFKLTVEVASSYLCRYE; this is translated from the coding sequence ATGCTAAGCAGTAATGAATATTTTGAAGGTAAAGTAAAATCGATTGGTGGTATTCGTTCACAAGAGATGGATGCAACCATCGGCGCAATGGAACCGGGTGAATACCAGTTTTCTACCGCGGTAAGGGAATTTATGACAGTGATTAGCGGTAGCTTAAATGTACAGCTGCCTAACAGCGATAGCTGGAAAATGTACCATGCCGGTGAAACCTTTGAAGTAGAAGCGAATAGTAGCTTCAAGCTAACGGTTGAAGTGGCTAGTAGTTATTTGTGTCGCTATGAGTGA
- a CDS encoding DUF1499 domain-containing protein yields the protein MKYLLSAAMVMSLLGCAGTPVAGGLSDQKLADCASKPNCVCSDMAISDSHYIEPLAVQSVDDWNWLADDLAAQSNTEVVSRSENYLHLTFTTPLIRYTDDVELHFVATKKHIAVRSASRIGYSDLGANKKRVEMIREKLKQKI from the coding sequence ATGAAATACTTACTGAGTGCCGCAATGGTTATGTCTTTATTAGGTTGCGCAGGTACGCCTGTCGCCGGTGGGTTGAGCGATCAAAAATTAGCTGACTGCGCTTCTAAGCCCAACTGCGTTTGTAGTGATATGGCCATCTCAGATAGCCATTACATTGAGCCATTGGCTGTTCAATCGGTTGATGATTGGAACTGGCTCGCGGATGATTTAGCCGCTCAGAGCAATACTGAAGTCGTTTCCAGATCAGAAAATTATCTTCACCTGACTTTTACTACACCCCTCATACGTTATACCGATGACGTTGAGTTGCATTTTGTGGCTACTAAAAAACATATCGCAGTTCGTTCAGCATCACGGATTGGATATAGCGATTTAGGCGCCAATAAAAAACGGGTAGAAATGATTCGAGAAAAACTAAAACAGAAAATCTGA
- a CDS encoding nucleotide sugar dehydrogenase produces the protein MQFKDDPVIAVIGLGYVGLPLALAFGEHYQTLGFDLRDERVKALLDGYDETEEVSARDIAKANYLSLTGQLGDLKRADIYIVTVPTPIDDSRRPDMSALKFACSMLAGYLEKNNVVVFESTVYPGATEEICIPILQKKSSLTLNEDLFVGYSPERINPGDKKNQLKNICKITSGSSPESAIYIDQIYQSVLIAKTYRAPSIKVAEAAKVIENTQRDVNIALMNELLVILDKLNIDAGEVLQAARTKWNFLPFTPGLVGGHCIGVDPYYLIYKAEQHGYYPQIITGARQVNDCMAEYIASRVVKKMLKRKMHVEGGSVLLMGLAFKENCKDIRNSKTIDVIRNLEEYGLQVDVYDPLVDKQDADKRFSIELYSKLPKKQYDVILTVVPHSCFENDPDVQNLLRQHQNRIIYQVKSG, from the coding sequence ATGCAATTCAAGGATGATCCTGTTATTGCAGTTATCGGGCTGGGCTATGTAGGTTTACCGCTGGCATTGGCTTTTGGTGAACACTATCAAACGCTAGGTTTTGATCTCAGAGATGAGCGGGTTAAGGCGTTATTAGATGGTTATGACGAAACTGAAGAAGTATCTGCCAGAGATATTGCTAAGGCGAATTATTTAAGTCTCACCGGGCAATTGGGTGATTTAAAGCGAGCTGATATTTACATCGTCACGGTACCTACGCCGATTGATGATAGCCGCCGGCCTGACATGTCAGCATTGAAGTTCGCTTGCTCGATGCTGGCCGGTTACCTCGAAAAAAATAATGTAGTGGTGTTTGAATCGACGGTGTACCCTGGCGCTACCGAAGAAATTTGTATTCCAATTCTGCAGAAAAAATCATCGCTGACATTAAATGAAGACTTATTTGTTGGATATAGTCCAGAAAGAATTAATCCTGGCGATAAGAAAAATCAGCTAAAAAATATCTGCAAGATTACCTCTGGATCCAGTCCAGAATCTGCCATCTACATAGATCAAATCTATCAAAGTGTACTGATTGCCAAGACCTACCGAGCGCCTTCTATTAAGGTCGCAGAAGCAGCAAAGGTTATTGAGAACACCCAGCGAGATGTCAATATTGCTTTAATGAATGAATTATTAGTAATTCTGGATAAATTAAATATCGATGCTGGTGAAGTTCTACAAGCGGCTAGAACCAAATGGAATTTCTTGCCGTTTACCCCGGGTTTGGTAGGTGGGCATTGCATTGGAGTTGACCCGTATTATTTGATTTATAAAGCAGAGCAGCATGGTTATTATCCACAAATTATTACTGGCGCTCGTCAGGTTAATGACTGTATGGCGGAATACATTGCCAGTCGAGTCGTTAAAAAGATGTTAAAAAGAAAAATGCATGTGGAAGGTGGCAGTGTTCTATTGATGGGGCTGGCGTTTAAAGAAAACTGCAAAGATATTCGTAATAGTAAAACTATCGATGTGATCAGGAATTTAGAAGAATACGGCTTGCAAGTCGATGTTTATGATCCGCTGGTTGACAAGCAAGATGCGGATAAGAGATTTTCTATCGAGTTATATTCGAAATTACCAAAAAAACAGTATGATGTGATTCTGACTGTAGTGCCGCATAGCTGCTTTGAAAACGACCCTGATGTTCAAAATTTATTAAGGCAACATCAGAATCGTATTATTTATCAGGTTAAATCTGGTTGA
- a CDS encoding ammonium transporter, translating to MCGALVMWMAAGFAMLEAGLVRAKNTTEILTKNIALFAISCVMFLLVGYNIMYVDNASAGWLPSLGFTIGAEHTTDAVLKGEADHSLGADFFFQVVFVATAMSIVSGAVAERMKLWAFLAFSVVMTGFIYPMEGYWTWGGGFLSETVGFSDFAGSGIVHMAGAAAALAGVLVLGARKGKYGANGEVNAIPGANLPMATLGTFILWLGWFGFNGGSQLLLSDVENANAVGQIFLNTNAAATGGVISALITARLLFGKADLTMTLNGALAGLVAITAEPLAPTGLAATLIGACGGVLVVFSILTLDKLKIDDPVGAISVHGVVGLFGVMVVPVNNSGASFGAQAIGAAVIFAWVFGASLVVWLALKALMGVRVSEEDEYNGVDLADCGMEAYPEFTNK from the coding sequence ATGTGCGGCGCGCTAGTTATGTGGATGGCAGCTGGTTTTGCCATGCTAGAAGCCGGCCTGGTTCGCGCTAAAAACACCACCGAAATTCTGACTAAAAATATTGCGCTATTTGCTATTTCCTGCGTGATGTTTCTGCTAGTGGGTTACAACATTATGTATGTTGATAACGCTTCTGCCGGTTGGTTACCAAGCCTTGGTTTCACCATCGGTGCTGAACACACAACCGACGCAGTGTTAAAAGGCGAAGCCGACCACTCATTAGGCGCCGACTTCTTCTTCCAAGTGGTATTTGTTGCCACTGCAATGTCTATCGTCTCTGGCGCAGTGGCCGAGCGGATGAAGTTGTGGGCTTTCCTAGCCTTCTCAGTAGTAATGACCGGATTCATCTATCCAATGGAAGGCTACTGGACCTGGGGCGGCGGTTTCTTGAGTGAAACCGTTGGCTTCTCTGACTTCGCAGGTTCCGGCATCGTTCACATGGCAGGTGCTGCTGCAGCTTTAGCAGGGGTATTGGTACTTGGGGCACGTAAAGGAAAATACGGCGCTAACGGTGAAGTTAATGCGATTCCTGGTGCTAACTTACCTATGGCAACATTGGGTACATTTATCCTCTGGTTAGGTTGGTTCGGGTTTAACGGTGGTTCTCAATTGCTGCTGTCAGATGTAGAAAACGCTAACGCAGTCGGTCAAATCTTCCTTAACACTAACGCAGCAGCTACTGGCGGCGTAATCTCAGCATTAATTACCGCCCGCTTGTTGTTCGGTAAGGCTGATTTAACCATGACACTTAATGGTGCATTAGCTGGCTTGGTTGCCATCACTGCAGAACCTCTAGCACCAACTGGCCTAGCAGCGACGTTAATCGGCGCATGTGGCGGCGTGTTAGTGGTGTTCTCTATCCTGACTTTAGACAAGCTGAAAATTGATGATCCAGTCGGCGCAATTTCAGTACATGGTGTAGTGGGTTTATTCGGTGTGATGGTCGTTCCCGTCAATAACAGTGGCGCAAGCTTTGGCGCACAAGCAATTGGTGCAGCCGTGATCTTTGCTTGGGTATTCGGTGCCAGCTTGGTGGTTTGGCTAGCACTGAAAGCACTGATGGGTGTTCGAGTGAGCGAAGAAGACGAATACAACGGTGTTGATTTAGCAGATTGTGGAATGGAAGCCTATCCAGAATTCACTAATAAATAA
- a CDS encoding DUF4124 domain-containing protein: protein MKVLPIFALAIALLAANYSDAAEIYKWKDQDGKVVFGSSPPAGIEVERTGQQTGSGLAGEAIDAPNSVKEQLDSVNKSKKSRLKGKTLARHNERLRKRSAILCDQSKNRQNMLKHSPRAGSYDAKGNKRIYSTEERRLMTEQAQQEVNKYCAK, encoded by the coding sequence ATGAAAGTGCTTCCTATTTTTGCTTTGGCAATTGCACTTCTCGCAGCGAATTATTCAGATGCAGCAGAAATTTACAAATGGAAAGATCAAGACGGCAAGGTAGTCTTTGGCAGCTCACCACCTGCTGGCATCGAGGTTGAAAGAACCGGCCAACAAACTGGTTCAGGCTTGGCTGGCGAAGCGATTGATGCGCCAAATTCTGTTAAAGAGCAGCTAGATTCTGTCAACAAGAGCAAAAAATCTCGCCTGAAGGGAAAAACTTTAGCCCGGCATAATGAACGATTGCGTAAGCGCAGCGCTATATTATGTGATCAATCAAAAAACCGGCAAAACATGCTAAAGCATTCTCCCCGCGCCGGTTCGTATGACGCAAAAGGCAATAAACGCATTTACTCAACAGAAGAACGTCGCTTGATGACCGAACAAGCACAGCAAGAGGTTAACAAGTACTGCGCAAAATAA
- the speE gene encoding polyamine aminopropyltransferase, whose protein sequence is MALDESWYSEIHGKDGSAFSFKIKEKLHEEQTEYQQIAIYQTETFGRLMVIDDCVMLTDRDNFLYHEMMSHPALFTHADPKRVVIIGGGDCGTMKEVLKHPGVEEAWQVEIDQRVTDLSEEYFPELCSANKDPRAHFYFGDGIAWMADQGEAAFDLIIVDSTDPVGPAAGLFTQAFFANCLKALKTGGIMVQQSESPIYHSDLIAGMHRDMKAAGFADTKTLDFPQPVYPSGWWSATMAAKGRDLNNFRETDIANKPFETLYYNLECHHKSLALPEFMKKALAK, encoded by the coding sequence ATGGCGCTTGATGAGAGCTGGTATAGCGAAATTCATGGCAAAGATGGCTCAGCCTTTTCTTTTAAAATCAAAGAGAAGTTGCATGAAGAACAAACTGAATATCAGCAGATAGCAATCTATCAAACTGAAACGTTTGGTCGTTTAATGGTGATTGATGACTGTGTGATGTTGACCGATCGGGATAACTTTCTCTATCACGAAATGATGTCACATCCGGCGCTGTTTACCCATGCCGATCCTAAACGTGTGGTGATTATCGGTGGTGGTGATTGCGGCACCATGAAGGAAGTATTGAAACACCCGGGTGTGGAAGAAGCTTGGCAGGTCGAAATTGACCAGCGAGTCACTGATTTGTCAGAAGAATATTTCCCTGAATTATGCTCGGCGAATAAAGATCCAAGAGCCCATTTCTATTTTGGTGATGGTATTGCCTGGATGGCTGATCAGGGTGAAGCTGCCTTTGATTTGATTATTGTTGATTCTACCGATCCGGTTGGCCCAGCTGCAGGTCTGTTTACTCAAGCATTTTTTGCAAACTGCCTGAAAGCCTTAAAAACTGGCGGCATTATGGTCCAGCAGAGTGAATCACCGATTTATCATTCCGATTTAATTGCAGGCATGCACCGAGATATGAAAGCAGCTGGTTTTGCTGACACGAAAACGCTAGATTTCCCGCAGCCGGTTTACCCATCTGGCTGGTGGAGCGCTACCATGGCGGCGAAAGGACGCGATCTGAATAATTTCAGAGAAACTGATATTGCCAATAAGCCGTTTGAAACACTTTATTACAACCTTGAGTGCCACCATAAATCTTTGGCTTTGCCAGAGTTTATGAAAAAGGCACTGGCTAAATAA
- a CDS encoding NUDIX hydrolase produces MPSTLFQWHVFQVQQQKHTLPDDRIVDWTHLHHPGAVVILPLMPDGKILLLKQYRPAIGKWIYEVPAGTLEPDEDILQCAQRELIEETNHHATDWTDLGTLLPAPGFCDEVQHCYLARALEQHAGQKDDDEFFEQVPVTEKHFVELIAQGKIIDSKTIAIWAKWKANKNLLLAEMTS; encoded by the coding sequence ATGCCTTCCACGCTTTTCCAATGGCACGTATTTCAGGTGCAACAACAAAAACATACCTTACCTGATGATCGCATTGTCGACTGGACTCACCTGCATCACCCTGGTGCTGTAGTCATACTTCCTCTAATGCCGGATGGCAAAATTCTGTTACTCAAGCAATATCGCCCAGCAATTGGCAAATGGATCTACGAAGTACCCGCCGGTACCTTGGAGCCAGATGAAGATATCTTGCAGTGTGCACAACGTGAATTAATCGAAGAAACCAATCACCATGCAACCGACTGGACCGACCTAGGCACTCTGTTACCAGCACCTGGTTTTTGTGATGAAGTTCAGCACTGTTATTTAGCCCGTGCATTAGAACAACATGCAGGTCAAAAAGATGATGATGAGTTTTTTGAGCAGGTACCCGTCACAGAGAAACACTTTGTTGAGCTGATTGCCCAAGGAAAGATCATCGATTCAAAAACCATCGCAATCTGGGCGAAATGGAAAGCCAACAAAAATTTATTGCTAGCTGAAATGACGTCATAA
- the speA gene encoding biosynthetic arginine decarboxylase, which translates to MSEWSIEQSRQTYNIARWSEGYFDISQQGHLIAKPNHHCPDVFDDQPENRSPTNRSTGIDLPQLMEEIQQSGLRLPVLVRFTDILDGRVRQLCSAFDKARKAFSYQGSYSSVYPIKTNQQRHLVEGLLKAGGNRLGLEAGSKPELLAVLGLLSQQETVHGAISGRIIVCNGYKDREYIRLALIAQQLGHQVYLVVEKLSELEQILQEGRVMNIQPVIGLRTRLSTVSSGQWQNTGGEKGKFGLTAGQLIQAMDILKQQQSQHCLKLLHFHMGSQISDIHEIRRGVSECARYYAELRRFGAPIDIVDVGGGLGVDYEGTGSNSHFSTNYTIDDYASQIVRGLAEACNREKQPQPTIFTESGRGLSAHHAVLITNVIDREIPDALPVSAPAASSPLALQLLWQKLQQVNSNQPLQAFSQAEQALSEIAEGYLHGEFSLVEKAQAEAIWMQFCRQLLPKLDPARRPHRPILDQLNEKLAHRLFCNLSLFQSLPDVWGIGQVFPVMPLQGLDQPPAIRARLQDITCDSDGRIDDYADGEGVESTLPLPLPPKDKPQLLAFFLVGAYQEILGDMHNLFGDTDSVHVELTATGYQLVQPKMGDTVEDLLEYVNYDAKELLNSLEASLNASNLDPADKQCWLGELREGFRGYTYLED; encoded by the coding sequence ATGAGCGAGTGGAGTATCGAGCAATCCCGCCAAACTTATAATATTGCTCGCTGGAGTGAAGGTTACTTCGATATCAGCCAGCAAGGGCACCTGATCGCCAAACCCAATCATCATTGCCCTGATGTATTTGATGACCAGCCTGAAAATCGATCACCGACCAATCGGTCAACTGGTATCGATTTACCGCAACTAATGGAAGAAATTCAACAAAGCGGCTTACGCTTGCCGGTATTAGTCAGGTTTACCGATATATTGGATGGCCGAGTTCGCCAACTCTGTAGTGCTTTTGATAAGGCACGCAAAGCGTTTTCTTACCAAGGAAGTTACAGCTCGGTTTACCCGATCAAAACCAATCAGCAACGCCATTTAGTGGAAGGGCTGCTGAAAGCCGGTGGAAATCGGCTTGGCCTGGAAGCAGGTTCAAAGCCAGAATTACTGGCGGTACTCGGTCTGCTAAGCCAACAAGAAACTGTTCATGGTGCAATATCAGGCCGGATTATCGTCTGCAATGGCTACAAAGATCGCGAATATATTCGCCTAGCACTGATTGCCCAACAACTCGGCCATCAAGTGTATTTGGTGGTAGAAAAACTCAGCGAACTTGAGCAAATTCTGCAAGAAGGCCGGGTGATGAATATTCAACCCGTGATTGGCTTACGAACCCGGTTATCCACTGTTTCATCAGGGCAATGGCAAAATACCGGTGGCGAAAAAGGCAAGTTCGGCTTAACTGCAGGCCAGTTGATTCAGGCGATGGATATTCTCAAGCAGCAGCAGTCTCAGCACTGCCTGAAATTATTACATTTCCATATGGGTTCGCAGATTTCTGATATCCATGAAATTCGTCGTGGCGTTAGCGAGTGTGCTCGCTATTACGCCGAGCTACGCCGTTTTGGCGCACCGATTGATATTGTTGATGTTGGTGGTGGCCTAGGCGTTGATTACGAAGGTACCGGCTCAAATAGCCATTTCTCTACCAATTACACCATTGATGATTATGCTAGCCAAATAGTTCGTGGATTAGCCGAAGCCTGTAACAGAGAAAAGCAGCCCCAGCCGACTATTTTCACTGAGTCAGGCCGTGGTTTAAGTGCACACCATGCGGTACTTATCACCAATGTGATTGATCGGGAAATTCCCGATGCTCTGCCAGTTTCAGCACCCGCTGCATCATCACCTCTGGCATTACAATTGTTGTGGCAAAAACTGCAACAGGTGAACTCCAACCAGCCATTGCAAGCATTCAGCCAGGCAGAGCAGGCCTTGTCTGAAATTGCCGAGGGCTATCTGCATGGTGAGTTTTCTCTGGTAGAAAAGGCTCAGGCTGAAGCAATTTGGATGCAATTTTGTCGGCAGCTATTGCCCAAATTAGATCCAGCTCGCCGCCCCCATCGCCCAATTCTCGATCAGTTAAATGAAAAACTGGCCCACCGGCTGTTTTGTAATTTATCACTGTTCCAGTCATTGCCAGACGTTTGGGGAATTGGCCAAGTTTTTCCAGTGATGCCTTTGCAAGGGTTGGATCAACCGCCAGCAATTCGTGCGCGCTTGCAGGACATTACCTGTGATTCAGATGGCCGAATTGACGATTACGCCGATGGCGAAGGCGTTGAAAGCACCCTGCCACTGCCCCTGCCCCCCAAAGACAAACCTCAGCTGTTGGCTTTTTTCTTAGTGGGTGCTTACCAGGAAATTCTGGGCGATATGCACAACCTGTTCGGTGACACCGACTCGGTGCATGTCGAATTAACTGCGACTGGCTATCAACTAGTTCAACCTAAAATGGGCGATACAGTTGAAGATTTATTAGAATACGTGAATTATGACGCAAAAGAATTGCTCAATTCACTGGAAGCCAGCTTGAACGCCAGCAACCTCGACCCAGCAGACAAACAATGCTGGCTGGGCGAACTCCGCGAAGGCTTTCGCGGCTATACCTATTTGGAGGACTAA
- a CDS encoding acyltransferase has protein sequence MLQFLPAPVLGAISFMLYLINTILWATPIVVFGLVKALLPITPVQKGLSKILHFFAGSWVTCNSGILALTRKVNWQVTGIDNPMLKTNDWFLVISNHQSWTDILVLQHVLNRKIPFLKFFLKQELIKVPVLGLAWWALDFPFMKRYSKSYLAKHPEMKGKDKETTKKACEKFRHMPISVMNFVEGTRFTPAKKQRQNSPYQNLLKPKSGGISFVLDALGDQIQNIVDVTVHYSTKNNSFWDFCCGRIPTIKVDVKVIQRPADLVGDYETDKAYRTQFQGWLNSIWQAKDQQLSQLQK, from the coding sequence ATGCTGCAGTTTCTTCCCGCACCGGTTTTAGGTGCCATCAGTTTTATGTTGTATCTCATCAATACAATATTGTGGGCTACGCCAATTGTGGTGTTTGGCTTGGTTAAAGCACTATTACCGATTACTCCGGTGCAAAAAGGCCTCAGTAAGATCCTGCATTTTTTTGCCGGAAGCTGGGTGACTTGTAATAGTGGAATTTTGGCTCTGACCCGCAAAGTAAATTGGCAAGTCACCGGGATAGATAATCCAATGTTAAAAACCAACGATTGGTTTTTAGTGATTTCCAACCACCAAAGCTGGACCGACATTTTGGTATTACAGCATGTCTTAAACCGGAAAATACCTTTTTTAAAATTCTTCTTAAAACAAGAATTAATTAAAGTACCTGTTTTAGGCTTGGCATGGTGGGCTTTAGACTTCCCATTTATGAAGCGCTATAGCAAATCTTATTTAGCTAAGCATCCTGAAATGAAAGGAAAAGATAAAGAGACTACAAAAAAGGCCTGTGAGAAATTTCGCCATATGCCAATTTCAGTGATGAACTTTGTCGAAGGCACTCGCTTTACTCCGGCCAAGAAGCAGCGACAAAACTCGCCCTACCAAAACCTGTTAAAACCAAAGTCAGGTGGGATTAGTTTTGTACTCGATGCATTGGGTGATCAAATTCAGAACATTGTTGATGTCACGGTTCATTACTCGACTAAAAACAATAGTTTTTGGGATTTCTGTTGTGGCAGGATTCCAACAATTAAGGTTGATGTCAAAGTGATTCAGCGGCCTGCTGACCTAGTCGGTGACTATGAAACAGACAAGGCCTATCGGACTCAGTTCCAAGGCTGGCTGAATAGTATTTGGCAAGCGAAAGATCAACAGTTAAGCCAACTTCAAAAATAA
- a CDS encoding D-2-hydroxyacid dehydrogenase, which translates to MGQLGVFLDCDTLCQANGQGPDLSGLTATLNNWQLWPSTQPTQVAQRIKNATVVVSNKVFLNRETLSQAKSLKLICIAATGTNNVDLIAAKDLGIAVCNVVNYGRASVAQHAFSLILALANKTAEYAQAVNQGDWCRSNQFCLLDYPIVELAGKTLGIVGYGDLAKGVCQIAEGFGMKIILAGETKPKDPYPRMVLDQLLVEADVLSIHCPLTANTENLIDTAQLAQMKPSAFIINTARGGIINETALAKALINRTIAGAATDVLSQEPPTPDNPLLNPSIPNLIITPHCAWGSSEARQRLVGIITSNIENFIAKKSFNQV; encoded by the coding sequence ATGGGCCAACTTGGTGTTTTTCTAGATTGCGATACCCTCTGCCAAGCCAACGGCCAAGGGCCAGATCTGTCAGGTCTAACGGCTACCTTAAACAACTGGCAGCTTTGGCCTAGCACACAACCAACGCAGGTTGCCCAGCGGATAAAAAACGCAACCGTTGTTGTCAGTAATAAAGTATTTTTAAATCGAGAAACGCTCAGCCAAGCTAAATCACTTAAATTAATTTGCATTGCAGCTACCGGAACCAATAATGTAGATTTAATCGCCGCTAAAGATTTAGGCATTGCAGTATGTAACGTAGTGAATTATGGCAGAGCCTCAGTTGCCCAACATGCTTTTTCACTGATATTGGCATTAGCAAACAAAACCGCAGAATATGCTCAAGCTGTTAATCAGGGTGACTGGTGCCGCTCCAATCAGTTTTGCTTATTGGATTACCCGATTGTTGAACTAGCAGGAAAAACTCTCGGTATTGTTGGCTATGGTGATCTGGCCAAAGGAGTTTGTCAGATTGCCGAAGGTTTTGGCATGAAGATTATTCTGGCGGGTGAAACTAAACCTAAAGACCCGTATCCGCGAATGGTACTTGATCAGTTATTGGTTGAGGCGGATGTATTAAGCATTCACTGCCCACTAACCGCCAATACAGAGAACCTGATTGATACTGCACAGTTGGCACAAATGAAACCATCAGCATTTATCATTAATACTGCTCGCGGGGGAATTATTAATGAAACTGCTTTAGCCAAAGCGTTAATTAATCGAACAATTGCTGGTGCCGCGACCGATGTACTTAGCCAAGAACCACCTACGCCTGACAATCCGCTGCTAAACCCATCGATTCCCAACCTGATTATTACACCCCACTGCGCCTGGGGCAGCAGTGAAGCACGTCAGCGATTGGTAGGTATCATTACTAGCAACATTGAAAACTTTATTGCTAAAAAATCTTTTAATCAGGTTTAA
- a CDS encoding glycerol dehydrogenase, producing MLATAIFPGRYVQGDNALSALGEEAARQGHRALIIADSWVHLHLMPEISEGLSDYMPWLVETFSGECSDEEIDRLVIQAEDADCDVIIGIGGGKTLDTAKVVAFMHGCRLVVVPTLASNDSPCSSLSIIYYKDGRFKRYLQLPRNPDAVIVDTGVIARAPLRSLVAGMGDALATLYETEDCRQSGKSNQAGRRPPLIATAIAKLCHETLMEWGELAVDAAKIQVVTPALEHIVETNILLSGLGYESGGLAAAHAIGNGLTALPQTRQSMHGEKVAFGVQAMMFLTGRSRDEIDRVYSFCHRIKLPMTLESLGLADPSTTELQMIAEAACSKGESMDHEPFAVSVKQVIDALKMADSEGRKWLKK from the coding sequence ATGCTCGCAACTGCTATTTTCCCTGGTCGTTATGTTCAGGGTGATAACGCATTATCCGCACTCGGCGAAGAAGCGGCCCGCCAGGGACATAGAGCATTAATCATTGCCGATTCATGGGTTCACCTTCACTTAATGCCAGAAATCAGCGAAGGTCTGTCTGATTACATGCCGTGGCTGGTTGAAACTTTTAGCGGTGAATGTAGTGATGAAGAAATTGACCGACTAGTTATCCAAGCCGAAGACGCTGACTGTGATGTCATTATTGGAATAGGTGGCGGCAAAACCCTCGACACTGCCAAAGTTGTTGCTTTCATGCACGGCTGTCGACTGGTTGTCGTTCCAACGCTCGCTTCTAACGATTCTCCTTGTAGCTCGCTGTCGATCATTTACTACAAAGACGGCCGCTTTAAACGATATCTGCAACTGCCAAGAAATCCCGATGCCGTGATTGTCGATACCGGTGTTATTGCCAGAGCGCCCCTTCGCAGTTTGGTCGCAGGTATGGGCGATGCGCTAGCGACGCTTTATGAAACCGAGGACTGTCGCCAGTCAGGTAAATCTAATCAAGCCGGGCGACGGCCACCATTAATTGCCACCGCGATTGCCAAGCTATGCCATGAGACTTTAATGGAATGGGGAGAGTTAGCCGTCGACGCGGCAAAGATTCAAGTCGTAACACCGGCATTGGAACACATCGTTGAAACCAATATTTTACTGAGTGGTTTAGGTTATGAAAGTGGCGGTTTAGCAGCAGCACATGCCATTGGCAATGGGCTGACAGCACTACCTCAAACCCGCCAGTCGATGCATGGTGAGAAGGTTGCATTCGGCGTGCAGGCAATGATGTTTTTAACCGGTCGCAGTCGAGATGAAATAGATCGTGTTTATAGTTTTTGTCACCGGATAAAGCTGCCAATGACTTTGGAATCACTCGGCTTGGCTGACCCGTCAACAACAGAATTACAAATGATTGCCGAAGCTGCCTGTAGTAAAGGCGAATCGATGGACCATGAACCCTTTGCAGTATCAGTTAAGCAAGTTATTGACGCGCTTAAAATGGCCGATAGCGAAGGTAGAAAATGGCTGAAAAAATAG
- a CDS encoding ArsR/SmtB family transcription factor, with translation MTSPDPKQLSQMATLFKLLGDEGRLKLVMACLDEPKPVCCLSTAADMSQSLTSHHLRSLRKARILKGTRSGKQMLYQPDDHHIRDLLQRMIEHVSEPEQCDD, from the coding sequence ATGACTTCTCCTGATCCCAAACAACTCTCTCAGATGGCAACTCTGTTCAAGCTACTTGGCGATGAAGGTCGCTTGAAACTAGTAATGGCTTGCCTAGATGAGCCCAAGCCGGTGTGCTGCCTATCCACCGCAGCAGACATGTCACAGTCGCTTACCAGCCATCACTTAAGAAGTCTGCGCAAGGCACGCATTCTTAAGGGCACTCGCAGTGGCAAGCAAATGCTTTATCAGCCAGATGACCATCATATTCGTGATTTACTGCAGCGGATGATTGAACACGTCAGCGAACCGGAACAATGCGACGATTAG